In one window of Sardina pilchardus chromosome 23, fSarPil1.1, whole genome shotgun sequence DNA:
- the LOC134071723 gene encoding uncharacterized protein LOC134071723, with protein sequence MTTSAENPDTKAPWKSVWSPSVFYRPEKETFNFAGYEICIYESVGSYGSMIWPGAVALCTYLDTPAGRQQVNLLEKSAIEIGAGTGLLAIVATLLGAKVTATDLPEVLGNLRFNLSRNTKQHCRHPAQVAALSWGVDLENSFPRSTHQYDFVLAADVVYHHDYLNELLVTMRHFCQAGTTLVWSNKIRFKTDLTFIERFKEAFHATLLAENDEIRIYMATAREAQADSGQTMQTVGQEEEKEQTVKEEIDVCPVEDVSTHTEIEALEEEKRHRCSEIEAFEEEKTQGCSEIEALEEEKRQRCSEIEAFEEEKRQRCSEIEAFEEEKMQRCSEIEAVEEEKRQRCSDDEVEGRVQQDRNAENKHADKNIHENAERRGSEKTKIDESDGQQGDVLGTEGYCTPEVSYDGNHDLKETVCGDKDSDKREERPSGDEGDRNSSAQQVEEENILTTSENADTKTASNSVWSPSVFYRPEKETFNFAGYEICIYESVGSYGSMIWPGAVALCRYLDTAAGQQQVNLLDKSAIEIGAGTGLLSIVATLLGAKVTATDLPEVLGNLRFNLSRNTKQHCRHPAQVAALSWGVDLENSFPRSTHQYDFVLAADVVYHHDHLNELLVTMRHFCQAGTTLVWSNKIRFETDLTFIERFKEAFHTTLLAENDEIRIYMATAREAEADSGQTTQAVEQEEEKEQTVKEEIDVCPVEDVSTHTEIEALEEEKTQRCSEIEALKEEKRQRCSEIEAVEEEKRQRCSEIEALEEEKGQRCSEIEALEEEKTQRCSEIEALEEEKRQRCSEIEAFEEEKRQRCSEIEALEEEKTQRCSEIEAFEEEKTQRCSEIEALEEEKTQRCSEIEALEEEKRQRCSEIEAFEDEKRQRCSDDEVEGREQDINEENKHADKNINENGERRGSEKTKIDESDGQKVDVLGTEGYCTPEVSYDGNHDLKETVCGDKDSDKREERPSGDEGDRNSSAQQEEEKSILTTSENADTKTASNSVWSPSVFYRPEKDRNSTAQQEEDKDINANISSGLREGEHHLEKDDKKYENKVDTSPIPYCRTSEKSGLNCKYFRLLWL encoded by the exons ATGACAACTTCAG CAGAGAATCCTGACACAAAAGCGCCATGGAAAAGTGTATGGTCACCGAGTGTCTTCTACAGGCCAGAGAAAGAAACGTTCAACTTTGCTGGTTATGAGATCTGCATTTATGAATCCGTGGGTTCTTACGGTTCCATGATCTGGCCAGGG GCGGTCGCTCTGTGTACGTACCTGGACACACCAGCAGGCCGACAGCAGGTTAATCTACTGGAAAAATCAGCCATTGAGATTGGAGCAGGGACTGGACTATTAGCAATTGTGGCTACTCTCCTTG GTGCCAAGGTAACGGCTACTGACCTGCCAGAGGTTCTGGGGAATCTGAGATTTAACCTGTCACGGAACACCAAGCAGCACTGCCGGCACCCAGCCCAAGTCGCAGCTCTCTCCTGGGGAGTGGACTTGGAGAACAGCTTCCCCCGCTCCACTCATCAGTATGATTTCGTGCTGGCAGCTGATGTGGTCTACCACCACGACTACTTGAACGAACTGTTGGTCACCATGCGCCATTTCTGCCAAGCAGGAACCACCCTCGTTTGGTCCAACAAGATTCGCTTTAAAACCGACTTGACTTTTATCGAGCGCTTCAAAGAGGCCTTCCACGCCACGCTGCTGGCTGAAAACGATGAGATACGGATATACATGGCCACTGCACGGGAGGCACAAGCAGATTCTGGCCAAACCATGCAGACCgtggggcaggaggaggagaaagagcaaACTGTgaaagaggagatagatgtgtgtCCTGTCGAGGACGTGTCGACACACACCGAGATAGAAGCACttgaggaagagaaaaggcACAGATGTTCAGAGATAGAAGCATTTGAGGAAGAGAAAACGCAGGGATGTTCAGAGATAGAAGCACttgaggaagagaaaaggcagagatgTTCAGAGATAGAAGCAtttgaggaagagaaaaggcagagatgTTCAGAGATAGAAGCATTTGAGGAAGAGAAAATGCAGAGATGTTCAGAGATAGAAGCAGttgaggaagagaaaaggcagagatgTTCAGATGATGAAGTGGAAGGTAGAGTGCAGCAGGACAGAAATGCAGAAAATAAACATGCGGACAAAAATATCCATGAgaatgcagagaggagaggaagtgagaaaacaaaaatagatGAATCTGATGGTCAGCAGGGAGATGTTCTGGGAACAGAAGGGTATTGTACACCAGAGGTGAGCTATGACGGAAATCATGACCTGAAGGAGACGGTTTGTGGAGATAAGGACTCAGACAAACGTGAAGAACGACCAAGTGGAGATGAAGGTGATCGcaacagctcagcacagcaagTAGAAGAAGAAAACATTTTGACAACCTCTG AGAACGCTGATACAAAAACGGCCTCTAACAGCGTATGGTCACCGAGTGTCTTCTACAGGCCAGAGAAAGAAACGTTCAACTTTGCTGGTTATGAGATCTGCATTTATGAATCCGTGGGTTCTTACGGTTCCATGATCTGGCCAGGG GCGGTCGCTCTGTGTAGGTACCTGGACACAGCAGCAGGCCAACAGCAGGTTAATCTACTGGATAAATCAGCCATTGAGATTGGAGCAGGGACTGGACTATTATCAATTGTGGCTACTCTCCTTG GTGCCAAGGTGACGGCAACTGACCTGCCAGAGGTTCTGGGGAATCTGAGATTTAACCTGTCACGGAACACCAAGCAGCACTGCCGGCACCCAGCCCAAGTCGCAGCTCTCTCCTGGGGAGTGGACTTGGAGAACAGCTTCCCCCGCTCCACTCATCAGTATGATTTCGTGCTGGCAGCTGATGTGGTCTACCACCACGACCACTTGAACGAACTGTTGGTCACCATGCGCCATTTCTGCCAAGCAGGAACCACCCTTGTTTGGTCCAACAAGATCCGTTTTGAAACCGACTTGACTTTCATAGAGCGCTTCAAGGAGGCCTTCCACACCACGCTGCTGGCTGAAAACGATGAGATACGGATCTACATGGCCACTGCACGGGAGGCAGAAGCAGATTCTGGCCAAACCACGCAGGctgtggagcaggaggaggagaaagagcaaACTGTaaaagaggagatagatgtgtgtCCTGTGGAGGACGTGTCGACACACACCGAGATAGAAGCACTTGAGGAAGAGAAAACGCAGAGATGTTCAGAGATAGAAGCACTTAAGgaagagaaaaggcagagatgTTCAGAGATAGAAGCAGttgaggaagagaaaaggcagagatgTTCAGAGATAGAAGCActtgaggaagagaaagggcaGAGATGCTCAGAGATAGAAGCACTTGAGGAAGAGAAAACGCAGAGATGTTCAGAGATAGAAGCACttgaggaagagaaaaggcagagatgTTCAGAGATAGAAGCAtttgaggaagagaaaaggcagagatgTTCAGAGATAGAAGCACTTGAGgaagagaaaacacagagaTGTTCAGAGATAGAAGCATTTGAGGAAGAGAAAACGCAGAGATGTTCAGAGATAGAAGCACTTGAGGAAGAGAAAACGCAGAGATGTTCAGAGATAGAAGCACttgaggaagagaaaaggcagagatgTTCAGAGATAGAAGCATTTGAGGACGAGAAAAGGCAGAGATGTTCAGATGATGAAGTGGAAGGTAGAGAGCAGGACataaatgaagaaaataaacatgCGGACAAAAATATCAatgagaatggagagaggagaggaagtgagaaaacaaaaatagatGAATCTGATGGTCAGAAGGTAGATGTTCTGGGAACAGAAGGGTATTGTACACCAGAAGTGAGCTATGACGGAAATCATGACCTGAAGGAGACGGTTTGTGGAGATAAGGACTCAGACAAACGTGAAGAACGACCAAGTGGAGATGAAGGTGATCGcaacagctcagcacagcaagaagaagaaaaaagcatTTTGACAACCTCTG AGAACGCTGATACAAAAACGGCCTCTAACAGTGTATGGTCACCGAGTGTCTTCTACAGGCCAGAGAAAGAtcgcaacagcacagcacagcaagaaGAAGACAAAGACATCAACGCAAACATATCCAGTGGACTGAGGGAAGGGGAGCATCACTTGGAAAAGGATGACAAGAAATATGAGAACAAAGTGGATACATCGCCAATACCATATTGTAGAACAAGTGAAAAGAGTGGATTAAACTGTAAGTATTTTCGTCTGTTATGGTTGTGA
- the LOC134070793 gene encoding protein-lysine methyltransferase METTL21C-like, whose protein sequence is MTHRSPVHLDSETEIHHFLGYEITVHRLLSWNGGKQGPATSVLCKFLEKTQQISLRGKSVLELGAGTGLVSIVASLLGGWVTATDLPEVLENLTENLDANTKGRSKYAPQVEVLQWGRNLARSFPLSIYHYDFVLAADVVHGGHGCLHELLDTMCHFCHRGTTTLLWAHEFRRKTDLAFKAQLKRALHTKLLLEKGDVRIYMGWGKRTKRPSHWTF, encoded by the exons ATGACTCACAGGTCCCCTGTCCATTTAGACTCTGAAACGGAGATCCATCATTTCCTTGGATATGAAATAACTGTACATCGCCTCCTCAGCTGGAATGGGGGAAAACAAGGGCCTGCT ACATCGGTTCTCTGTAAATTCCTAGAGAAGACGCAGCAGATCAGTTTACGAGGAAAGTCAGTGCTGGAACTGGGAGCTGGTACTGGCCTGGTGTCTATTGTGGCCAGTCTTCTTG GTGGCTGGGTAACCGCGACTGACCTGCCAGAGGTGTTGGAAAACCTGACTGAGAATCTAGACGCCAACACCAAAGGGCGCTCGAAATACGCACCGCAAGTGGAAGTTCTCCAGTGGGGCCGCAACCTCGCCCGGTCCTTCCCGCTGTCCATTTATCATTACGACTTCGTCCTCGCAGCGGACGTCGTGCACGGCGGTCACGGCTGCCTGCACGAGCTGCTGGACACCATGTGCCACTTCTGCCACCGTGGCACCACTACTCTCCTGTGGGCACACGAGTTCCGCCGCAAGACCGACCTGGCATTCAAAGCCCAGCTCAAGAGGGCCCTCCACACCAAGCTGCTCCTGGAGAAAGGGGATGTGAGGATCTACATGGGGTGGGGTAAGAGAACAAAGAGACCATCTCACTGGACCTTTTGA